In Pseudomonadota bacterium, a single window of DNA contains:
- a CDS encoding thiolase family protein yields MDIAIVGVGHTPPARRSPKSIRHLAIEAIQLALDDAGLDAADIDGVITDGVIMPPSVPREFIAAQFGMTRSFDGGVSFGGAGVASAPELAKLAIGAGKARTVLFYFGVDWGSRASGPYGFHDMYPAKMAFEKPYGFNAQPSYFALWARRYMHEYGMTDADLAAVAISHREHALRNPAAQARTPMTLESYRAARMVAEPLRVPDCCLISDGVGAFIMTSLERARDLRQPPVKVLGSSFASEAYSGDDIFTQQPEIYRITGAQAACRRALGEAGAQLADVDFAELYDCFTISVLMQLEDLGFCARGESPAFVRERGIGPRGALPVNTHGGLLSHSYLLGVEHMIEAVRQLRGAAGAAQLAKADIGLVGGWSIPDYGVCVLGRDVR; encoded by the coding sequence ATGGACATCGCCATCGTCGGCGTCGGCCACACGCCTCCGGCCAGACGCTCGCCGAAATCCATCCGCCATCTGGCCATCGAAGCCATCCAGCTCGCGCTCGACGATGCGGGCCTCGACGCCGCCGACATCGATGGCGTGATCACCGACGGCGTGATCATGCCGCCGAGCGTACCGCGCGAGTTCATCGCCGCGCAGTTCGGCATGACGCGCAGCTTCGACGGCGGCGTGTCCTTCGGTGGCGCCGGCGTGGCCTCGGCGCCGGAACTCGCCAAGCTCGCCATCGGCGCCGGCAAGGCGCGCACCGTGCTGTTCTATTTCGGTGTCGACTGGGGATCGCGCGCCAGCGGTCCTTACGGCTTTCACGACATGTACCCGGCCAAGATGGCGTTCGAGAAGCCCTACGGTTTCAATGCCCAGCCCAGCTACTTCGCGCTGTGGGCACGTCGCTACATGCACGAATACGGCATGACCGACGCCGATCTCGCGGCCGTGGCCATCAGTCATCGAGAACATGCCCTGCGCAATCCCGCCGCGCAGGCGCGCACGCCCATGACCCTCGAGAGCTATCGCGCCGCGCGCATGGTTGCCGAGCCGCTGCGCGTGCCGGATTGCTGTCTCATCAGCGACGGCGTCGGCGCCTTCATCATGACCAGCCTCGAGCGCGCGCGTGATCTGCGCCAGCCGCCGGTCAAAGTGCTCGGGTCGAGCTTCGCGAGCGAAGCCTACAGCGGCGACGACATCTTCACCCAGCAGCCGGAGATCTACCGCATCACCGGCGCGCAGGCGGCGTGTCGGCGCGCGCTCGGCGAGGCCGGTGCGCAACTCGCCGATGTCGATTTCGCCGAACTCTACGATTGCTTCACCATTTCGGTGCTCATGCAGTTGGAAGACCTCGGCTTCTGCGCGCGCGGCGAGTCGCCGGCCTTCGTGCGTGAACGCGGCATCGGCCCGCGCGGCGCGCTGCCGGTCAACACCCATGGCGGCCTGCTGTCGCACAGCTACCTGCTCGGCGTCGAACACATGATCGAGGCGGTGCGCCAGCTGCGTGGCGCGGCCGGCGCGGCACAGCTGGCCAAGGCCGATATCGGCCTGGTGGGCGGCTGGTCGATACCGGATTACGGCGTGTGCGTGCTTGGGCGGGACGTGCGCTGA
- a CDS encoding OB-fold domain-containing protein yields the protein MATIQPEFAAHFAELANGRLCFPWCPACRRFHWYPMPLCPHCRTDGWQWRAVSGVGTLYSWTEIHHAFDARYSATLPYIVALIEFDDAPGVRLVAKLVGAAAALGIGQTVRADFSEVTAGRGPLVFRPRASATD from the coding sequence ATGGCCACCATCCAGCCCGAATTCGCTGCCCATTTCGCCGAGCTCGCCAACGGCCGGCTGTGCTTTCCGTGGTGCCCCGCCTGTCGGCGCTTTCACTGGTACCCGATGCCGCTGTGCCCCCATTGCCGGACCGACGGCTGGCAATGGCGCGCGGTCAGCGGCGTGGGCACGCTCTATAGCTGGACCGAAATCCACCACGCTTTCGACGCGCGCTACAGCGCTACGCTGCCCTACATCGTGGCGCTCATCGAATTCGACGACGCGCCGGGCGTGCGCCTGGTCGCCAAGCTGGTCGGCGCGGCCGCCGCCCTCGGCATCGGCCAGACGGTCCGCGCCGATTTCAGCGAAGTCACGGCCGGCCGCGGCCCGCTGGTATTTCGGCCCCGCGCCAGCGCAACGGACTAG
- a CDS encoding argininosuccinate synthase: protein MAKHKVKKVVLAYSGGLDTSVILKWLAEEYQCEVVTFTADIGQGEELEPARAKATKLGIKEIYIDDLKEEFVRDFVFPMFRANTIYEGEYLLGTSIARPLIAKRLIEIARETGADAISHGATGKGNDQVRFELGAYALEPGIKVIAPWREWNLTSRETLLAYAEKHGIPIEYKSGGGSPYSMDANLLHISYEGVVLEDPWASAEESMWRWSVSPEKAPDVATVIELEYERGDIVAINGVRMTPAQVLTRLNELGNANGIGRLDIVENRYVGMKSRGCYETPGGTIMLRAHRAIESLTLDREVAHLKDDLMPRYASLIYNGYWWSPERLMLQTMIDKSQERVNGTVRVRLYKGNVIVEGRKAPKDSLFDPAIATFEDDAGAYNQADAEGFIKLNALRLRVGARRDA, encoded by the coding sequence ATGGCGAAACACAAAGTCAAGAAAGTCGTACTGGCCTATTCCGGTGGACTCGACACCTCCGTCATCCTGAAATGGCTGGCCGAGGAATATCAATGCGAGGTGGTGACCTTCACCGCCGACATCGGCCAGGGCGAGGAGCTCGAGCCGGCGCGCGCCAAGGCCACCAAGCTTGGCATCAAGGAGATCTACATCGACGATTTGAAAGAGGAGTTCGTGCGCGACTTCGTCTTTCCGATGTTCCGTGCCAATACCATCTATGAAGGCGAATACCTGCTGGGCACCTCGATAGCGCGCCCGCTGATCGCCAAGCGTCTGATCGAAATCGCGCGCGAGACCGGCGCCGACGCCATCTCCCACGGCGCCACCGGCAAGGGCAACGACCAGGTGCGCTTCGAACTCGGCGCCTACGCGCTGGAACCTGGCATCAAGGTCATCGCGCCGTGGCGCGAATGGAACCTGACCTCGCGCGAAACCCTGCTTGCCTATGCCGAGAAACACGGCATTCCGATTGAATACAAGAGCGGCGGCGGCTCGCCCTACTCGATGGACGCCAACCTCTTGCACATCTCCTACGAGGGCGTGGTGCTGGAAGATCCGTGGGCCAGCGCCGAGGAATCGATGTGGCGCTGGAGCGTGTCACCCGAAAAGGCGCCCGACGTCGCCACCGTCATCGAACTCGAATACGAGCGCGGTGACATCGTCGCCATCAATGGCGTGCGCATGACGCCCGCCCAGGTGCTGACCCGTCTTAATGAACTCGGCAACGCCAACGGCATCGGCCGCCTCGACATCGTCGAGAACCGCTACGTCGGCATGAAGTCGCGCGGCTGCTACGAGACGCCCGGCGGCACCATCATGCTGCGCGCCCATCGCGCCATTGAGTCGCTGACGCTGGACCGCGAGGTCGCCCACCTCAAGGACGACCTCATGCCGCGCTACGCCTCGCTGATCTACAACGGCTACTGGTGGAGCCCAGAACGGCTGATGCTGCAGACCATGATCGACAAGTCCCAGGAACGCGTGAACGGCACCGTGCGCGTGCGCCTGTACAAGGGCAATGTCATCGTCGAAGGCCGCAAGGCGCCCAAGGACAGCCTGTTCGACCCTGCCATCGCCACCTTCGAGGACGATGCCGGCGCCTACAACCAGGCCGACGCCGAAGGTTTCATCAAGCTCAACGCCCTGCGCCTGCGCGTCGGCGCACGTCGCGACGCCTGA
- a CDS encoding diguanylate cyclase: MSLAHLGLTGAQERTHTCPRPLRFGQMLGRCWLVTHLACLAGIAANVWQDAPTMLLTGWSSFVLLNVLLREVLLAMPARLDTPRDHRHLDLALAAVLGLAWGLGIALLMPYADVATVATLLSGALAVALLAIPVFGDQPGAYAYFLGSTGLVAIGGLVNDGRYADLVPWVALAMATLALLNNLYRRTHRALRVLLLQLRHLIRPAGLDVDFERGSLFESAERGLVALRGQVSRETRQAQVLEELGDALVTADASGNIDYLNAAAAALLGVDAATLGGQALEDGVRLVYGREPHNRTRDIFEQARRSGKAQALNDQAQLLRRDGIAVGVDYLFTPLADAAGEFDGVSVQLRDVTTRRQRTESIAWRASHDALTGTINRAEFERRMHKLLSRRGDSQHNSHTLLYIDIDKFKFINDTYGHAAGDHALRTLTEVLRTRIRGADTLARIGGDEFCALLYSCDADRARLIGEGLRSAIEQHDFHWQAIQLPVSISVGLVEISADMRNTADLLRAADAACYSAKNFGRNRVQMFEAVSGEGAQQERRLTQVREIQSALAAGHLDLFYQPLCATTASLPIDRCEVTVGIRNASDDYIPRHEVAEVAARYQLSAEIDRWLIKASLEALRGDHPVLSDMRVLLIPLSAQSVGDDRLLEYAIRMVRENAEVAGRIGFSLPEDGIAQHLEFVRYFITTLKQDGCQFMIGDMGFGGAGIEALKSLQLDYLGIRGGFVRNLLASSADYEVVLGLCRVAQALGMQTVAEHADSRSLRDALAKMGVDFAKGLLHDGPRRVARFDESLLAKRGERLV; this comes from the coding sequence ATGAGCTTGGCGCACCTGGGTCTCACCGGCGCGCAGGAACGCACGCACACCTGTCCCCGGCCGCTGCGTTTCGGGCAGATGCTGGGGCGTTGCTGGCTCGTCACCCACCTCGCCTGCCTGGCCGGCATCGCCGCCAATGTGTGGCAGGACGCCCCCACCATGCTGCTGACGGGCTGGTCGAGCTTCGTATTGCTCAACGTATTGTTGCGCGAGGTGCTGCTGGCGATGCCGGCGCGACTCGACACGCCCCGCGATCACCGGCATCTCGACCTCGCCCTGGCCGCGGTGCTGGGCCTCGCCTGGGGCCTCGGCATCGCGCTGCTCATGCCCTATGCCGACGTGGCCACCGTCGCCACCCTGTTGAGCGGCGCGCTGGCGGTGGCCTTGCTCGCGATCCCGGTATTCGGCGACCAGCCCGGCGCCTACGCCTACTTCCTCGGCAGCACCGGCCTCGTCGCCATCGGCGGCCTGGTGAACGACGGCCGTTACGCCGACCTGGTGCCGTGGGTGGCGCTCGCCATGGCCACGCTGGCACTGCTCAACAACCTGTATCGCCGAACCCATCGCGCCTTGCGCGTGCTGCTGTTGCAACTGCGCCATCTCATCCGCCCCGCCGGTCTGGATGTCGATTTCGAACGCGGCAGCCTGTTCGAAAGCGCCGAGCGCGGACTCGTAGCGCTGCGCGGCCAGGTGAGCCGTGAAACGCGCCAGGCCCAGGTACTCGAGGAACTCGGTGATGCGCTCGTCACCGCCGACGCGAGCGGCAACATCGACTACCTGAACGCCGCCGCCGCGGCCCTGCTCGGCGTCGACGCCGCGACACTTGGCGGCCAGGCGCTCGAAGACGGCGTGCGATTGGTGTATGGCCGCGAACCACACAATCGCACGCGCGACATCTTCGAACAGGCGCGCCGCAGCGGCAAAGCCCAGGCCTTGAACGACCAGGCGCAATTGTTACGTCGTGACGGTATCGCGGTCGGCGTCGATTACCTGTTCACGCCGCTCGCCGACGCGGCCGGCGAGTTCGATGGCGTCAGCGTGCAATTGCGCGACGTCACCACGCGCCGCCAACGCACCGAGTCCATCGCCTGGCGCGCCAGCCACGACGCACTCACGGGCACCATCAACCGCGCCGAATTCGAACGGCGCATGCACAAGCTCCTGAGCCGCCGCGGCGACAGCCAGCACAACAGCCACACGCTGCTCTACATCGACATCGACAAGTTCAAGTTCATCAACGACACCTACGGCCACGCCGCCGGCGATCATGCGCTGCGCACCCTGACCGAGGTGCTGCGCACTCGCATACGCGGCGCCGACACCCTGGCACGCATCGGCGGCGACGAATTCTGCGCACTGCTGTACAGCTGCGATGCCGACCGCGCGCGCCTCATCGGCGAGGGTCTGCGCAGCGCCATCGAGCAGCACGACTTCCATTGGCAGGCCATCCAGCTGCCGGTCTCGATCAGCGTCGGACTGGTGGAGATCAGCGCGGACATGCGCAATACCGCCGACCTGCTGCGCGCCGCTGACGCGGCCTGTTACAGCGCCAAGAATTTCGGGCGCAATCGCGTACAGATGTTCGAAGCGGTCAGCGGCGAGGGCGCGCAACAGGAAAGACGCCTGACCCAGGTGCGCGAGATCCAGAGCGCACTGGCCGCCGGGCATCTCGACCTCTTCTACCAGCCGCTGTGCGCGACCACCGCATCGCTGCCCATCGACCGCTGCGAGGTCACGGTCGGCATACGCAACGCCAGCGATGACTACATTCCGCGTCACGAAGTGGCGGAAGTCGCGGCCCGTTACCAGTTGAGCGCCGAAATCGATCGCTGGCTGATCAAGGCCAGCCTCGAGGCACTGCGCGGCGATCACCCGGTACTGTCCGACATGCGCGTGCTGCTGATCCCGCTGTCCGCGCAATCGGTGGGCGACGACCGCCTGCTCGAATACGCCATCCGCATGGTGCGCGAGAACGCCGAAGTTGCCGGTCGCATCGGCTTCAGCCTGCCGGAAGACGGCATTGCCCAGCACCTCGAGTTCGTGCGCTATTTCATCACCACCCTCAAGCAGGACGGCTGCCAGTTCATGATCGGCGACATGGGCTTCGGTGGCGCGGGCATCGAGGCCCTCAAGTCCCTGCAGCTCGATTACCTCGGCATACGCGGCGGATTCGTGCGCAACCTCTTGGCGAGTTCGGCCGACTACGAAGTGGTGTTGGGCCTGTGCCGGGTGGCGCAGGCGCTCGGCATGCAGACCGTGGCCGAGCATGCCGACAGCCGCTCGCTGCGCGATGCGCTGGCCAAGATGGGCGTCGATTTTGCCAAGGGTCTATTGCACGACGGGCCGCGCCGCGTGGCGCGTTTCGACGAGAGCCTGCTGGCCAAGCGCGGGGAACGCCTGGTGTGA
- a CDS encoding aldehyde ferredoxin oxidoreductase — MDQAWDNDKIIRLDMTRQTVSVEPFPAEWKLLGGRALSAKILLKECDPKCDPLGPDNVLVMTPGTLSGTSAPTSGRLSLGCKSPLTNGIKEANVGGDPGQDLMKLGIRAIIVTGQPADRSRRWGLKVNENGAELVAADEYKGMWNYALCEKLLADAPKSASVISIGPAGEMLMKGASIACTDDDKARRPARQAARGGVGAVMGSKCLKWVLVDPAKASLRRPADRKAFAAYTKEFAKDYRAARHGNFKYGTSAVVPAANMLHTFPYKNRTEGRNPEFEQLDGARIRESFETRGGEMHACMAGCIVSCSNIVHDKDGNYKTSALEFETLTLLGSCCAINNWEDVADLDRLCDELGLDTIETGAAIAVYMDSDGMAWGDAAGAKKLLTEDVNNGTPLGRNIGDGALAIGTARKHHRIPVAKGQALPAWDPRPLKATGITYCTSAMGGDHTAGLVIDPKISGEKAAIASQEVQIVNAICDSTGFCMFLGPTIEETAKFFSPFFGEEVSRETIADIGWECLQDEWLFNEKAGLTLADDSMAECMSTEGIGPEHGMKFDIPEEIVRMAKVRQAPTEKFWRRSPAG; from the coding sequence ATGGACCAAGCCTGGGACAACGACAAAATCATCCGCCTCGACATGACCCGCCAGACGGTCAGCGTCGAACCTTTTCCGGCCGAGTGGAAGCTGCTCGGTGGCCGCGCCCTGTCGGCCAAGATCCTGCTCAAGGAATGCGATCCCAAGTGCGATCCGCTCGGCCCGGACAACGTGCTGGTCATGACGCCGGGCACCTTGTCCGGGACGTCCGCGCCGACCTCCGGCCGCCTGTCGCTGGGCTGCAAGAGCCCGCTGACCAATGGCATCAAGGAAGCCAACGTCGGCGGTGACCCCGGCCAGGACCTCATGAAACTCGGCATTCGCGCCATCATCGTCACCGGCCAGCCGGCTGACCGCAGCCGCCGCTGGGGCCTTAAGGTCAACGAGAACGGCGCCGAGCTGGTGGCGGCCGACGAATACAAGGGCATGTGGAACTACGCGCTATGCGAGAAGCTGCTCGCCGATGCACCCAAGTCCGCCTCGGTGATCTCCATCGGCCCGGCCGGTGAAATGCTGATGAAGGGCGCGTCCATCGCCTGCACCGACGACGACAAGGCGCGACGTCCGGCCCGCCAGGCGGCGCGTGGCGGCGTCGGCGCGGTGATGGGTTCGAAGTGCCTGAAGTGGGTGCTGGTTGACCCGGCCAAGGCCTCGCTGCGGCGTCCCGCCGACCGCAAGGCGTTCGCCGCCTACACCAAGGAATTCGCCAAGGACTACCGCGCCGCGCGCCATGGCAATTTCAAGTACGGCACCAGCGCCGTGGTGCCGGCCGCCAACATGCTGCACACCTTCCCGTACAAGAACCGCACCGAAGGCCGCAACCCGGAATTCGAGCAGCTCGATGGCGCGCGCATCCGCGAATCGTTCGAAACCCGCGGCGGCGAGATGCATGCCTGCATGGCGGGCTGCATCGTCAGCTGCTCGAACATCGTGCACGACAAGGACGGCAACTATAAGACCTCGGCGCTCGAGTTCGAGACCCTGACCCTGCTCGGCTCGTGCTGTGCGATCAACAACTGGGAAGACGTCGCCGATCTCGACCGCCTGTGCGACGAGCTCGGCCTCGATACCATCGAGACCGGCGCCGCCATCGCGGTCTACATGGATTCCGACGGCATGGCCTGGGGCGACGCCGCGGGCGCCAAGAAGCTGTTGACCGAAGACGTCAACAACGGCACGCCGCTCGGTCGCAACATCGGCGATGGCGCGCTCGCCATCGGTACGGCGCGCAAGCATCACCGCATCCCGGTGGCCAAGGGCCAGGCCCTGCCGGCCTGGGATCCGCGTCCGCTGAAGGCCACCGGCATCACCTATTGCACCAGCGCCATGGGCGGCGATCACACCGCCGGTCTCGTCATCGATCCCAAGATCAGTGGCGAGAAGGCCGCGATCGCCTCGCAGGAAGTGCAGATAGTCAACGCCATCTGCGACTCGACCGGGTTCTGCATGTTCCTTGGGCCGACCATCGAAGAAACCGCCAAGTTCTTCTCGCCCTTCTTCGGTGAGGAAGTGAGCCGCGAGACGATTGCGGACATCGGCTGGGAATGCCTGCAGGACGAATGGCTGTTCAACGAAAAGGCCGGTCTGACCTTGGCTGACGACAGCATGGCGGAATGCATGAGCACCGAGGGCATTGGCCCGGAGCACGGCATGAAGTTCGATATCCCCGAGGAAATCGTGCGCATGGCCAAGGTGCGCCAGGCGCCGACCGAAAAGTTCTGGCGCCGCTCGCCGGCCGGCTGA
- a CDS encoding acyl-CoA dehydrogenase family protein: MLPRDFTEEQTMFRAAYRRFLAAEIVPHMERWREQRIVDREAFLKAGAQGYLMVWPDEKYGGMGDNDFRFEQVILEETAYARVGDWYNSLHSRLVGPYLTRFGNEEQCMRFLPRCVKGECILAIAMTEPDAGSDLAGMRTHAEEHGDHWLLNGAKTYISNGINADLVIVAAKTDPHNNPHHMTLFLVERGMEGFERGRNLVKMGQKAQDTAELFFNNVKVPKANVLGTAGEGFKYLMKGLAEERLIGACGALSSAQLSYDLAAAYAHERKAFGKTLAAFQNTQFKLAELRTELDVAQCFIDQCVRAINANALTAVDAAKAKLIASELQIKSADLGVQLHGGAGYMDEYPISRQFTDARIATIYAGSSEVMKIIISRDCLSDKYEPFNTRNF, translated from the coding sequence ATGCTGCCCCGCGACTTCACCGAAGAACAAACCATGTTCCGTGCGGCCTACCGCCGCTTCCTCGCCGCCGAAATCGTGCCCCACATGGAGCGCTGGCGCGAACAGCGCATCGTCGACCGCGAGGCCTTCCTGAAGGCTGGCGCCCAGGGCTATCTCATGGTGTGGCCGGACGAGAAATACGGCGGCATGGGCGACAACGATTTCCGTTTCGAGCAGGTGATCCTGGAAGAAACTGCCTATGCGCGGGTCGGCGACTGGTACAACTCCCTGCACAGCCGCCTGGTCGGCCCTTACCTCACCCGCTTCGGCAACGAAGAACAGTGCATGCGCTTCCTGCCACGCTGCGTGAAGGGTGAATGCATCCTCGCCATCGCCATGACCGAGCCCGATGCCGGCAGCGACCTGGCCGGCATGCGCACCCACGCCGAAGAGCACGGCGATCATTGGCTCTTGAACGGCGCCAAGACCTATATCTCCAACGGCATCAATGCGGATCTCGTGATCGTCGCGGCCAAGACCGATCCGCACAACAACCCGCATCACATGACCTTGTTCCTGGTCGAGCGCGGCATGGAAGGCTTCGAGCGCGGCCGCAACCTGGTGAAGATGGGCCAGAAGGCGCAGGACACCGCGGAGCTCTTCTTCAACAACGTCAAGGTGCCGAAGGCCAACGTGCTGGGCACGGCGGGCGAAGGCTTCAAGTACCTGATGAAGGGCCTGGCCGAGGAACGCCTGATCGGCGCCTGCGGCGCACTGTCTTCGGCGCAGTTGTCTTACGACCTCGCCGCCGCCTACGCCCACGAGCGCAAGGCCTTCGGCAAGACCCTCGCGGCATTTCAGAACACGCAGTTCAAACTGGCGGAGCTACGCACCGAGCTCGATGTCGCGCAATGCTTCATCGACCAGTGCGTGCGCGCCATCAACGCCAATGCCCTGACCGCGGTCGACGCCGCCAAGGCCAAGCTCATCGCCAGCGAACTGCAGATCAAGTCCGCCGATCTCGGCGTGCAGCTGCACGGCGGCGCCGGCTACATGGACGAATACCCGATCAGCCGCCAGTTCACCGATGCGCGCATCGCGACCATCTACGCCGGCAGTTCGGAAGTGATGAAGATCATCATCAGCCGCGACTGCCTGTCGGACAAGTACGAGCCGTTCAATACCAGGAATTTCTGA